A genomic window from Scophthalmus maximus strain ysfricsl-2021 chromosome 17, ASM2237912v1, whole genome shotgun sequence includes:
- the prr15la gene encoding proline-rich protein 15-like protein A, translating to MVIYPEPCPSHRSSIMSDSSSSWWKLTFLRRHKSQPEVLYEIPAEFIPNASTGQEGSGAATEAAAHAEVNTHDSQLDTRLEKIMDKSTVSKGRHVKVSHSGRFKEKKKMRVTLGESPEMFAGSDPENQRARK from the exons atggttaTTTACCCGG AACCCTGTCCATCTCATCGCTCCTCCATCATGTCAGACTCATCTTCCAGCTGGTGGAAGCTGACCTTTCTGAGGAGGCACAAATCCCAGCCCGAGGTTCTGTATGAAATCCCTGCAGAGTTTATTCCAAATGCCTCCACTGGCCAGGAGGGGTCAGGGGCAGCAACTGAAGCAGCGGCCCACGCAGAGGTCAACACGCATGACTCCCAGCTGGACACCCGACTGGAGAAAATCATGGATAAATCAACAGTCAGCAAGGGGCGCCACGTTAAGGTGTCCCACTCTGGAAGGTttaaggagaagaagaaaatgcgAGTCACGCTGGGAGAGAGCCCAGAGATGTTTGCAGGAAGTGACCCTGAGAACCAGAGGGCCAGGAAGTGA